The genomic region CTGCGAGCCGCGGCAGCCGAAACGCCTCCAGCCAGTAGCGGGCATAAGAGCGCGTGGCGTCGCGCACCAGTTGGCGGGTCACATGTTCCGGCCCGACTACGCGGGCCAAGTTCCGGCGCAGCATATCCATGCCTGCGCCGTCGGCGGAGATCTGGTCCGCCGCGATCTCGGCGGCGCGTGCGGTCAGGGGTGCCGGCAGCGCGCCAACGATCTTCCATCCGGCGATGTAGCCGGCGGCGGTGAGCCGCTCCCGCACCGAGGCCATCTACGCCCCCGCCGGCGGGGCGATTGTGGCGTTCGCCCCCTCATCGCGCTTGGCAAAGATGAGTCGCTGCACCACGGTGAATACGGAGCCGACCAGCAGGATCCACAGCGATACCTCCACTGCGTGCGGCACGCCGAAGCCCTCGAGTGCGATGCCGCCGAGTCCGAGGATGAGGCGCTCCGGGCGCTCGATCAACCCGCCCACGATCTTCAATCCGCCAGCTTCGCCGCGGGCCTTGATGTAGCTGATGGTCTGCGAAAGGACGAGCACCGCCAGGCACACTGCCACGTTGACCGGGGCGGCGTCCGCCACGTAGATCATCCAACACGCGATGGCGCCGAACAGTGCACCGTCGGTGAGCCTGTCGCAGCTGGCGTCCAGCGTTGCGCCGAACGCCGTGCCTCCGCCGCGCAGCCTGGCCATCGTGCCGTCCACCATGTCGAAGGCGGCGAACAACAGGCTCAGCACAGCAGCAGCAACCAGGTGGTCGGTGGGGATGAGCACCATCGCCGTGAGCATGGTCAGTGCTGTGCCGACCGCCGTCGTCGCGTTCGCGGTCATGCCGATGTTCAGCAGCCCCTTCGCCACCGGCTCCACCACCACGGCAGCCGGCTTTCGCCCGTGCACGCTAAGCATCGCGTTGCCCCGCTTCCTTTTCGTCAATCTCGCGCCAGCCCTCGGCAAGCAGCGCGCGGGTGTCTCGCAGAAGTTGCGGCAGGACCTTCGTGCCGCTGACGACCGTCATGAAGTTCGAGTCGCCGGCCCACCGCGGCACCACGTGCATGTGCAAGTGGTCGCCCACGGACCCGCCGGACGCCTTGCCCAGGTTCAGCCCAACGTTAATCGCTTCCGG from Corynebacterium fournieri harbors:
- the pgsA gene encoding phosphatidylinositol phosphate synthase — encoded protein: MLSVHGRKPAAVVVEPVAKGLLNIGMTANATTAVGTALTMLTAMVLIPTDHLVAAAVLSLLFAAFDMVDGTMARLRGGGTAFGATLDASCDRLTDGALFGAIACWMIYVADAAPVNVAVCLAVLVLSQTISYIKARGEAGGLKIVGGLIERPERLILGLGGIALEGFGVPHAVEVSLWILLVGSVFTVVQRLIFAKRDEGANATIAPPAGA